The proteins below come from a single Lepeophtheirus salmonis chromosome 4, UVic_Lsal_1.4, whole genome shotgun sequence genomic window:
- the LOC121116648 gene encoding solute carrier family 23 member 2 isoform X5, protein MVVEHHLNHLESAGSQNDSPNEDKLDIMYDIDTSPPWYLSILLGIQHYLTMFGSTVAIPFIICPAMCMESDDPAKGNIISTILFVSGMVTLLQSSFGVRLPIIQGGTFAFIAPTIAILSLDKFKCPANFERVGLGNMTYVEKTEEWQIRMREIQGAIIVSSLVQIFLGFSGIAGSFLRFVTPLTITPAIAMVGLGLLEPASQFCAKHWGISMGTVMLMILLSQYLRNINIPCCKFLAIESLPIFKVFPVIMTILTMWSLCFVLTVTDVLEKGSYGRTDTKLKLLQDSTWFRVPYPFQWGLPTVHIGAVVGMIAGVIASAIESVGDYFACARLCGAPPPPTHAINRGIGVEGLGCMIAGIFGSGNGTTSYSENIGAIGVTKVGSRRVIQFGALVMIFFGLFPKFGSFFLTIPDPIVGGIFLTMFSIITGVGLSNLQYISLNSTRNMLILGISIFFPLMIQRWADNEDNQEKLETGFQFLDQVILIILKTGMFVGGVLGLFLDNTIPGSPDERGITKWNEHAKSGQDYSSSTYDIPFITTYLRRWNWSSYVPFSPTFNH, encoded by the exons ATGGTTGTGGAACACCACTTAAATCATTTAGAGAGTGCAGGATCTCAAAATGATAGTCCAAATGAAGATAAACTAGATATTATGTATGACATTGATACCTCTCCGCCCTGGTATCTTTCAATTCTTCTTGGAATACAG CATTACTTAACCATGTTTGGCTCAACAGTAGCTATTCCTTTCATTATTTGCCCGGCCATGTGCATGGAGTCAGATGATCCAGCAAAGGGAAACATCATATCCACAATCCTCTTTGTATCAGGGATGGTGACTCTCTTACAATCATCCTTTGGTGTGAG ACTGCCCATTATTCAAGGGGGAACGTTTGCTTTTATTGCTCCAACAATTGCCATTCTTTCAttagataaatttaaatgtcCAGCAAATTTTGAACGAGTGGGCTTGGGAAATATGACTTACGTCGAAAAAACGGAGGAGTGGCAGATTAGGATGAGAGAAATTCAAGGAGCAATCATTGTATCATCATTGGTACAGATATTTCTTGGATTTTCAG GAATTGCTGGCTCTTTCCTCCGATTTGTAACTCCATTGACAATTACACCAGCCATAGCCATGGTCGGGCTTGGTCTCCTAGAACCAGCTTCACAATTTTGTGCAAAACACTGGGGTATCTCTATGGG aacAGTTATGCTTATGATCCTTTTATCCCAATACTTGAGGAATATAAACATTCCCTGTTGCAAGTTTCTAGCCATTGAATCACTAccaatatttaaagttttccCT GTAATAATGACAATCTTAACGATGTGGTCTCTATGCTTCGTTCTAACTGTTACTGATGTACTAGAGAAGGGTTCATATGGACGAACagatacaaaattaaagttGTTACAGGACTCAACTTGGTTTCGAGTTCCCTATCcat ttCAATGGGGATTGCCAACAGTGCATATTGGAGCTGTGGTTGGGATGATTGCAGGTGTCATTGCCTCTGCGATTGAGTCGGTTGGGGATTACTTTGCATGTGCAAGGCTTTGTGGAGCACCTCCACCTCCAACACATGCAATTAATCGAGGAATAGGTGTGGAAGGATTAGGATGTATGATTGCAGGGATCTTTGGTTCTGGGAATGGCACAACGAGCTACTCAGAAAATATTGGTGCCATTGGGGTTACAAAA GTTGGAAGTAGAAGAGTGATACAGTTTGGCGCATTGGTCATGATCTTTTTTGGACTCTTTCCTAAATTCGGATCCTTTTTCTTAACAATTCCAGATCCCATAGTTGGAGGTATTTTCCTCACAATGTTCAGTATTATTACTGGTGTAGGTCTATCGAACCTTCAATATATTAGTTTAAACTCCACTCGAAATATGCTCATTTTAggtatttccatttttttcccattG atgATTCAAAGATGGGCTGATAATGAAGATAATCAAGAAAAACTTGAAACTGGCTTTCAATTCTTGGATCAAGTGATTCTCATCATTCTAAAAACTGGAATGTTTGTTGGTGGAGTTTTGGGACTATTCTTGGACAATACGATTCCAG GATCTCCGGATGAAAGAGGAATTACTAAATGGAATGAGCATGCAAAGTCTGGTCAAGATTATTCTTCCTCAACATATGATATTCCGTTTATTACCACATATCTTCGTCG ATGGAATTGGTCTAGTTATGTTCCATTTTCACCTACATTCAATCACTGA
- the LOC121116648 gene encoding solute carrier family 23 member 2 isoform X4, whose product MSDQFRRFSDLGTQAFLRRSVTIPKMVVEHHLNHLESAGSQNDSPNEDKLDIMYDIDTSPPWYLSILLGIQHYLTMFGSTVAIPFIICPAMCMESDDPAKGNIISTILFVSGMVTLLQSSFGVRLPIIQGGTFAFIAPTIAILSLDKFKCPANFERVGLGNMTYVEKTEEWQIRMREIQGAIIVSSLVQIFLGFSGIAGSFLRFVTPLTITPAIAMVGLGLLEPASQFCAKHWGISMGTVMLMILLSQYLRNINIPCCKFLAIESLPIFKVFPVIMTILTMWSLCFVLTVTDVLEKGSYGRTDTKLKLLQDSTWFRVPYPFQWGLPTVHIGAVVGMIAGVIASAIESVGDYFACARLCGAPPPPTHAINRGIGVEGLGCMIAGIFGSGNGTTSYSENIGAIGVTKVGSRRVIQFGALVMIFFGLFPKFGSFFLTIPDPIVGGIFLTMFSIITGVGLSNLQYISLNSTRNMLILGISIFFPLMIQRWADNEDNQEKLETGFQFLDQVILIILKTGMFVGGVLGLFLDNTIPGSPDERGITKWNEHAKSGQDYSSSTYDIPFITTYLRRWNWSSYVPFSPTFNH is encoded by the exons ATGAGTGACCAATTCCGGAGGTTTTCAGACTTGGGGACACAAGCTTTTCTCAGACG AAGTGTAACTATTCCCAAAATGGTTGTGGAACACCACTTAAATCATTTAGAGAGTGCAGGATCTCAAAATGATAGTCCAAATGAAGATAAACTAGATATTATGTATGACATTGATACCTCTCCGCCCTGGTATCTTTCAATTCTTCTTGGAATACAG CATTACTTAACCATGTTTGGCTCAACAGTAGCTATTCCTTTCATTATTTGCCCGGCCATGTGCATGGAGTCAGATGATCCAGCAAAGGGAAACATCATATCCACAATCCTCTTTGTATCAGGGATGGTGACTCTCTTACAATCATCCTTTGGTGTGAG ACTGCCCATTATTCAAGGGGGAACGTTTGCTTTTATTGCTCCAACAATTGCCATTCTTTCAttagataaatttaaatgtcCAGCAAATTTTGAACGAGTGGGCTTGGGAAATATGACTTACGTCGAAAAAACGGAGGAGTGGCAGATTAGGATGAGAGAAATTCAAGGAGCAATCATTGTATCATCATTGGTACAGATATTTCTTGGATTTTCAG GAATTGCTGGCTCTTTCCTCCGATTTGTAACTCCATTGACAATTACACCAGCCATAGCCATGGTCGGGCTTGGTCTCCTAGAACCAGCTTCACAATTTTGTGCAAAACACTGGGGTATCTCTATGGG aacAGTTATGCTTATGATCCTTTTATCCCAATACTTGAGGAATATAAACATTCCCTGTTGCAAGTTTCTAGCCATTGAATCACTAccaatatttaaagttttccCT GTAATAATGACAATCTTAACGATGTGGTCTCTATGCTTCGTTCTAACTGTTACTGATGTACTAGAGAAGGGTTCATATGGACGAACagatacaaaattaaagttGTTACAGGACTCAACTTGGTTTCGAGTTCCCTATCcat ttCAATGGGGATTGCCAACAGTGCATATTGGAGCTGTGGTTGGGATGATTGCAGGTGTCATTGCCTCTGCGATTGAGTCGGTTGGGGATTACTTTGCATGTGCAAGGCTTTGTGGAGCACCTCCACCTCCAACACATGCAATTAATCGAGGAATAGGTGTGGAAGGATTAGGATGTATGATTGCAGGGATCTTTGGTTCTGGGAATGGCACAACGAGCTACTCAGAAAATATTGGTGCCATTGGGGTTACAAAA GTTGGAAGTAGAAGAGTGATACAGTTTGGCGCATTGGTCATGATCTTTTTTGGACTCTTTCCTAAATTCGGATCCTTTTTCTTAACAATTCCAGATCCCATAGTTGGAGGTATTTTCCTCACAATGTTCAGTATTATTACTGGTGTAGGTCTATCGAACCTTCAATATATTAGTTTAAACTCCACTCGAAATATGCTCATTTTAggtatttccatttttttcccattG atgATTCAAAGATGGGCTGATAATGAAGATAATCAAGAAAAACTTGAAACTGGCTTTCAATTCTTGGATCAAGTGATTCTCATCATTCTAAAAACTGGAATGTTTGTTGGTGGAGTTTTGGGACTATTCTTGGACAATACGATTCCAG GATCTCCGGATGAAAGAGGAATTACTAAATGGAATGAGCATGCAAAGTCTGGTCAAGATTATTCTTCCTCAACATATGATATTCCGTTTATTACCACATATCTTCGTCG ATGGAATTGGTCTAGTTATGTTCCATTTTCACCTACATTCAATCACTGA
- the LOC121116648 gene encoding solute carrier family 23 member 2 isoform X1 produces MSDQFRRFSDLGTQAFLRRYGTKQSVTIPKMVVEHHLNHLESAGSQNDSPNEDKLDIMYDIDTSPPWYLSILLGIQHYLTMFGSTVAIPFIICPAMCMESDDPAKGNIISTILFVSGMVTLLQSSFGVRLPIIQGGTFAFIAPTIAILSLDKFKCPANFERVGLGNMTYVEKTEEWQIRMREIQGAIIVSSLVQIFLGFSGIAGSFLRFVTPLTITPAIAMVGLGLLEPASQFCAKHWGISMGTVMLMILLSQYLRNINIPCCKFLAIESLPIFKVFPVIMTILTMWSLCFVLTVTDVLEKGSYGRTDTKLKLLQDSTWFRVPYPFQWGLPTVHIGAVVGMIAGVIASAIESVGDYFACARLCGAPPPPTHAINRGIGVEGLGCMIAGIFGSGNGTTSYSENIGAIGVTKVGSRRVIQFGALVMIFFGLFPKFGSFFLTIPDPIVGGIFLTMFSIITGVGLSNLQYISLNSTRNMLILGISIFFPLMIQRWADNEDNQEKLETGFQFLDQVILIILKTGMFVGGVLGLFLDNTIPGSPDERGITKWNEHAKSGQDYSSSTYDIPFITTYLRRLVYPFYNYFFSTNPYFCIPSCDNTNSA; encoded by the exons ATGAGTGACCAATTCCGGAGGTTTTCAGACTTGGGGACACAAGCTTTTCTCAGACGGTATGGAACAAAGCA AAGTGTAACTATTCCCAAAATGGTTGTGGAACACCACTTAAATCATTTAGAGAGTGCAGGATCTCAAAATGATAGTCCAAATGAAGATAAACTAGATATTATGTATGACATTGATACCTCTCCGCCCTGGTATCTTTCAATTCTTCTTGGAATACAG CATTACTTAACCATGTTTGGCTCAACAGTAGCTATTCCTTTCATTATTTGCCCGGCCATGTGCATGGAGTCAGATGATCCAGCAAAGGGAAACATCATATCCACAATCCTCTTTGTATCAGGGATGGTGACTCTCTTACAATCATCCTTTGGTGTGAG ACTGCCCATTATTCAAGGGGGAACGTTTGCTTTTATTGCTCCAACAATTGCCATTCTTTCAttagataaatttaaatgtcCAGCAAATTTTGAACGAGTGGGCTTGGGAAATATGACTTACGTCGAAAAAACGGAGGAGTGGCAGATTAGGATGAGAGAAATTCAAGGAGCAATCATTGTATCATCATTGGTACAGATATTTCTTGGATTTTCAG GAATTGCTGGCTCTTTCCTCCGATTTGTAACTCCATTGACAATTACACCAGCCATAGCCATGGTCGGGCTTGGTCTCCTAGAACCAGCTTCACAATTTTGTGCAAAACACTGGGGTATCTCTATGGG aacAGTTATGCTTATGATCCTTTTATCCCAATACTTGAGGAATATAAACATTCCCTGTTGCAAGTTTCTAGCCATTGAATCACTAccaatatttaaagttttccCT GTAATAATGACAATCTTAACGATGTGGTCTCTATGCTTCGTTCTAACTGTTACTGATGTACTAGAGAAGGGTTCATATGGACGAACagatacaaaattaaagttGTTACAGGACTCAACTTGGTTTCGAGTTCCCTATCcat ttCAATGGGGATTGCCAACAGTGCATATTGGAGCTGTGGTTGGGATGATTGCAGGTGTCATTGCCTCTGCGATTGAGTCGGTTGGGGATTACTTTGCATGTGCAAGGCTTTGTGGAGCACCTCCACCTCCAACACATGCAATTAATCGAGGAATAGGTGTGGAAGGATTAGGATGTATGATTGCAGGGATCTTTGGTTCTGGGAATGGCACAACGAGCTACTCAGAAAATATTGGTGCCATTGGGGTTACAAAA GTTGGAAGTAGAAGAGTGATACAGTTTGGCGCATTGGTCATGATCTTTTTTGGACTCTTTCCTAAATTCGGATCCTTTTTCTTAACAATTCCAGATCCCATAGTTGGAGGTATTTTCCTCACAATGTTCAGTATTATTACTGGTGTAGGTCTATCGAACCTTCAATATATTAGTTTAAACTCCACTCGAAATATGCTCATTTTAggtatttccatttttttcccattG atgATTCAAAGATGGGCTGATAATGAAGATAATCAAGAAAAACTTGAAACTGGCTTTCAATTCTTGGATCAAGTGATTCTCATCATTCTAAAAACTGGAATGTTTGTTGGTGGAGTTTTGGGACTATTCTTGGACAATACGATTCCAG GATCTCCGGATGAAAGAGGAATTACTAAATGGAATGAGCATGCAAAGTCTGGTCAAGATTATTCTTCCTCAACATATGATATTCCGTTTATTACCACATATCTTCGTCGGTTAGTTTATCccttctataattattttttttcaaccaatccCTACTTTTGTATTCCCTCGTGTGATAATACAAATTCTGCAtga
- the LOC121116648 gene encoding solute carrier family 23 member 2 isoform X3, translating to MSDQFRRFSDLGTQAFLRRYGTKQSVTIPKMVVEHHLNHLESAGSQNDSPNEDKLDIMYDIDTSPPWYLSILLGIQHYLTMFGSTVAIPFIICPAMCMESDDPAKGNIISTILFVSGMVTLLQSSFGVRLPIIQGGTFAFIAPTIAILSLDKFKCPANFERVGLGNMTYVEKTEEWQIRMREIQGAIIVSSLVQIFLGFSGIAGSFLRFVTPLTITPAIAMVGLGLLEPASQFCAKHWGISMGTVMLMILLSQYLRNINIPCCKFLAIESLPIFKVFPVIMTILTMWSLCFVLTVTDVLEKGSYGRTDTKLKLLQDSTWFRVPYPFQWGLPTVHIGAVVGMIAGVIASAIESVGDYFACARLCGAPPPPTHAINRGIGVEGLGCMIAGIFGSGNGTTSYSENIGAIGVTKVGSRRVIQFGALVMIFFGLFPKFGSFFLTIPDPIVGGIFLTMFSIITGVGLSNLQYISLNSTRNMLILGISIFFPLMIQRWADNEDNQEKLETGFQFLDQVILIILKTGMFVGGVLGLFLDNTIPGSPDERGITKWNEHAKSGQDYSSSTYDIPFITTYLRRWNWSSYVPFSPTFNH from the exons ATGAGTGACCAATTCCGGAGGTTTTCAGACTTGGGGACACAAGCTTTTCTCAGACGGTATGGAACAAAGCA AAGTGTAACTATTCCCAAAATGGTTGTGGAACACCACTTAAATCATTTAGAGAGTGCAGGATCTCAAAATGATAGTCCAAATGAAGATAAACTAGATATTATGTATGACATTGATACCTCTCCGCCCTGGTATCTTTCAATTCTTCTTGGAATACAG CATTACTTAACCATGTTTGGCTCAACAGTAGCTATTCCTTTCATTATTTGCCCGGCCATGTGCATGGAGTCAGATGATCCAGCAAAGGGAAACATCATATCCACAATCCTCTTTGTATCAGGGATGGTGACTCTCTTACAATCATCCTTTGGTGTGAG ACTGCCCATTATTCAAGGGGGAACGTTTGCTTTTATTGCTCCAACAATTGCCATTCTTTCAttagataaatttaaatgtcCAGCAAATTTTGAACGAGTGGGCTTGGGAAATATGACTTACGTCGAAAAAACGGAGGAGTGGCAGATTAGGATGAGAGAAATTCAAGGAGCAATCATTGTATCATCATTGGTACAGATATTTCTTGGATTTTCAG GAATTGCTGGCTCTTTCCTCCGATTTGTAACTCCATTGACAATTACACCAGCCATAGCCATGGTCGGGCTTGGTCTCCTAGAACCAGCTTCACAATTTTGTGCAAAACACTGGGGTATCTCTATGGG aacAGTTATGCTTATGATCCTTTTATCCCAATACTTGAGGAATATAAACATTCCCTGTTGCAAGTTTCTAGCCATTGAATCACTAccaatatttaaagttttccCT GTAATAATGACAATCTTAACGATGTGGTCTCTATGCTTCGTTCTAACTGTTACTGATGTACTAGAGAAGGGTTCATATGGACGAACagatacaaaattaaagttGTTACAGGACTCAACTTGGTTTCGAGTTCCCTATCcat ttCAATGGGGATTGCCAACAGTGCATATTGGAGCTGTGGTTGGGATGATTGCAGGTGTCATTGCCTCTGCGATTGAGTCGGTTGGGGATTACTTTGCATGTGCAAGGCTTTGTGGAGCACCTCCACCTCCAACACATGCAATTAATCGAGGAATAGGTGTGGAAGGATTAGGATGTATGATTGCAGGGATCTTTGGTTCTGGGAATGGCACAACGAGCTACTCAGAAAATATTGGTGCCATTGGGGTTACAAAA GTTGGAAGTAGAAGAGTGATACAGTTTGGCGCATTGGTCATGATCTTTTTTGGACTCTTTCCTAAATTCGGATCCTTTTTCTTAACAATTCCAGATCCCATAGTTGGAGGTATTTTCCTCACAATGTTCAGTATTATTACTGGTGTAGGTCTATCGAACCTTCAATATATTAGTTTAAACTCCACTCGAAATATGCTCATTTTAggtatttccatttttttcccattG atgATTCAAAGATGGGCTGATAATGAAGATAATCAAGAAAAACTTGAAACTGGCTTTCAATTCTTGGATCAAGTGATTCTCATCATTCTAAAAACTGGAATGTTTGTTGGTGGAGTTTTGGGACTATTCTTGGACAATACGATTCCAG GATCTCCGGATGAAAGAGGAATTACTAAATGGAATGAGCATGCAAAGTCTGGTCAAGATTATTCTTCCTCAACATATGATATTCCGTTTATTACCACATATCTTCGTCG ATGGAATTGGTCTAGTTATGTTCCATTTTCACCTACATTCAATCACTGA
- the LOC121116648 gene encoding solute carrier family 23 member 2 isoform X2, with the protein MSDQFRRFSDLGTQAFLRRSVTIPKMVVEHHLNHLESAGSQNDSPNEDKLDIMYDIDTSPPWYLSILLGIQHYLTMFGSTVAIPFIICPAMCMESDDPAKGNIISTILFVSGMVTLLQSSFGVRLPIIQGGTFAFIAPTIAILSLDKFKCPANFERVGLGNMTYVEKTEEWQIRMREIQGAIIVSSLVQIFLGFSGIAGSFLRFVTPLTITPAIAMVGLGLLEPASQFCAKHWGISMGTVMLMILLSQYLRNINIPCCKFLAIESLPIFKVFPVIMTILTMWSLCFVLTVTDVLEKGSYGRTDTKLKLLQDSTWFRVPYPFQWGLPTVHIGAVVGMIAGVIASAIESVGDYFACARLCGAPPPPTHAINRGIGVEGLGCMIAGIFGSGNGTTSYSENIGAIGVTKVGSRRVIQFGALVMIFFGLFPKFGSFFLTIPDPIVGGIFLTMFSIITGVGLSNLQYISLNSTRNMLILGISIFFPLMIQRWADNEDNQEKLETGFQFLDQVILIILKTGMFVGGVLGLFLDNTIPGSPDERGITKWNEHAKSGQDYSSSTYDIPFITTYLRRLVYPFYNYFFSTNPYFCIPSCDNTNSA; encoded by the exons ATGAGTGACCAATTCCGGAGGTTTTCAGACTTGGGGACACAAGCTTTTCTCAGACG AAGTGTAACTATTCCCAAAATGGTTGTGGAACACCACTTAAATCATTTAGAGAGTGCAGGATCTCAAAATGATAGTCCAAATGAAGATAAACTAGATATTATGTATGACATTGATACCTCTCCGCCCTGGTATCTTTCAATTCTTCTTGGAATACAG CATTACTTAACCATGTTTGGCTCAACAGTAGCTATTCCTTTCATTATTTGCCCGGCCATGTGCATGGAGTCAGATGATCCAGCAAAGGGAAACATCATATCCACAATCCTCTTTGTATCAGGGATGGTGACTCTCTTACAATCATCCTTTGGTGTGAG ACTGCCCATTATTCAAGGGGGAACGTTTGCTTTTATTGCTCCAACAATTGCCATTCTTTCAttagataaatttaaatgtcCAGCAAATTTTGAACGAGTGGGCTTGGGAAATATGACTTACGTCGAAAAAACGGAGGAGTGGCAGATTAGGATGAGAGAAATTCAAGGAGCAATCATTGTATCATCATTGGTACAGATATTTCTTGGATTTTCAG GAATTGCTGGCTCTTTCCTCCGATTTGTAACTCCATTGACAATTACACCAGCCATAGCCATGGTCGGGCTTGGTCTCCTAGAACCAGCTTCACAATTTTGTGCAAAACACTGGGGTATCTCTATGGG aacAGTTATGCTTATGATCCTTTTATCCCAATACTTGAGGAATATAAACATTCCCTGTTGCAAGTTTCTAGCCATTGAATCACTAccaatatttaaagttttccCT GTAATAATGACAATCTTAACGATGTGGTCTCTATGCTTCGTTCTAACTGTTACTGATGTACTAGAGAAGGGTTCATATGGACGAACagatacaaaattaaagttGTTACAGGACTCAACTTGGTTTCGAGTTCCCTATCcat ttCAATGGGGATTGCCAACAGTGCATATTGGAGCTGTGGTTGGGATGATTGCAGGTGTCATTGCCTCTGCGATTGAGTCGGTTGGGGATTACTTTGCATGTGCAAGGCTTTGTGGAGCACCTCCACCTCCAACACATGCAATTAATCGAGGAATAGGTGTGGAAGGATTAGGATGTATGATTGCAGGGATCTTTGGTTCTGGGAATGGCACAACGAGCTACTCAGAAAATATTGGTGCCATTGGGGTTACAAAA GTTGGAAGTAGAAGAGTGATACAGTTTGGCGCATTGGTCATGATCTTTTTTGGACTCTTTCCTAAATTCGGATCCTTTTTCTTAACAATTCCAGATCCCATAGTTGGAGGTATTTTCCTCACAATGTTCAGTATTATTACTGGTGTAGGTCTATCGAACCTTCAATATATTAGTTTAAACTCCACTCGAAATATGCTCATTTTAggtatttccatttttttcccattG atgATTCAAAGATGGGCTGATAATGAAGATAATCAAGAAAAACTTGAAACTGGCTTTCAATTCTTGGATCAAGTGATTCTCATCATTCTAAAAACTGGAATGTTTGTTGGTGGAGTTTTGGGACTATTCTTGGACAATACGATTCCAG GATCTCCGGATGAAAGAGGAATTACTAAATGGAATGAGCATGCAAAGTCTGGTCAAGATTATTCTTCCTCAACATATGATATTCCGTTTATTACCACATATCTTCGTCGGTTAGTTTATCccttctataattattttttttcaaccaatccCTACTTTTGTATTCCCTCGTGTGATAATACAAATTCTGCAtga